GGGTCGCCTTGTCACCGCAGAGCACGACCAGCAGGTTGCTGACCATCGACGCCTTGCGCTCCTCGTCCAGTTCCACGATCTCGTCCGCTGCCAGCTGACCGAGCGCCGACTCGACCATGCCGACCGCGCCCTCGACGATGCGCTGCCGTGCGGCCACGACCGCGTCGGCCTGCTGGCGCTGCAGCATCGACTGTGCGATCTCGGGAGCATACGCGAGGTGGGTGAGCCTGGACTCGACGACCTTTACACCCGCCGAGTGAACCCGGTCGGCGATCTCCTTGGAGAGCTTGGCGGTTATCTCCTCGGCGTTCTCCCGCAGTGAGAACTCCTGTCCGCCCCTGGTGTCGTAGGCGTAGTTGGTCGCGATGTGCCGTACGGCCGTTTCCGTCTGGGTCTGCACGAACTCGACGAAGTCGTCGACGCTGAAGGATGCCTGTGCGGTGTCATCGACCTGCCAGACCACCACGGCGGCGATCTCGATGGGGTTGCCCTCGGCGTCGTTGACCTTCATCACGCTGGTCTCGTGGTTGCGGATCCGGGTGGAGATGCGCGTCCGGCCGGTGGTCAGCGGATTGACCCAGTGCAGTCCCTCCTGGCGCAGTGTCCCCGTGTAGCGGCCGAGGAACTGCAGTACCCGTGCCTCGCCGGGTGAGACCGTCACCAGCCCGGCCAGGCTCACCAGGGTGGCGACTTCCAGCACGATCCCGACCGCGAGCAACCACCAGGTGGAGGTCACTCCGCCGAGGGCTGCCAGCGCGGCGGCCAAGAGGAGCAGCAGGACGCCCAGCCCGAGCGTCGGGAGTCCCGGGGCTCTTCTCGCGGGCTGTTCCCTGATCTCCGACTCCGGCATCACCACTCCCGTTCCGGTTCCCTCGGTGCCCATCCGGTTCCTCCTCTGGCGTGTTTCGTGATTTCTGGAAGACATCATAGTGATATCACTTTTTCGATGTGGAGGCAAAGCCCGAAATCGCCGGATGATCTCGGTTGCTCGTAGGAGACCTGTGGTGACAGTGCTCGGGGAGCTCGTGGATTTCGCGCGAAATCGCCACGCGAGCGTTGTCGCTGTTCGGCGGATCCTCACGCGATCGGGTAGGACGGGGGCATGGAGGTTCTCAGCAGCAGGATGATCCTGCGTCCCGGTGACCACGATCGCTCGGTGCGGTTCTACCGCGACACGCTCGGACTCGCGATCCACCGTGAGTTTCCCGGCGGCACGGTGTTCTTCC
This portion of the Actinopolyspora lacussalsi genome encodes:
- a CDS encoding regulator of protease activity HflC (stomatin/prohibitin superfamily) (product_source=COG0330; cath_funfam=3.30.70.330; cog=COG0330; pfam=PF01145; smart=SM00244; superfamily=117892; transmembrane_helix_parts=Outside_1_27,TMhelix_28_50,Inside_51_54,TMhelix_55_77,Outside_78_305) — encoded protein: MGTEGTGTGVVMPESEIREQPARRAPGLPTLGLGVLLLLLAAALAALGGVTSTWWLLAVGIVLEVATLVSLAGLVTVSPGEARVLQFLGRYTGTLRQEGLHWVNPLTTGRTRISTRIRNHETSVMKVNDAEGNPIEIAAVVVWQVDDTAQASFSVDDFVEFVQTQTETAVRHIATNYAYDTRGGQEFSLRENAEEITAKLSKEIADRVHSAGVKVVESRLTHLAYAPEIAQSMLQRQQADAVVAARQRIVEGAVGMVESALGQLAADEIVELDEERKASMVSNLLVVLCGDKATQPVVNTGSLYQ